TCGCCGTGGGCTTCGTCTCGTTCATCTCGCCGTGCGTGCTGCCGCTCGTGCCCGGCTACCTGAGCGCGATCTCCGGCGTCTCGCTCGACGAGATCCGCGGCGAGGAGGACCGGCGCCTCGCGCGCATCCTGCTCCCGGCGGTCGTCTTCTGCCTGAGCTTCACCGTGATGTTCGTCGCACTCGGGATGAGCGCCACCGGGCTGGGCTCGACGCTGCGCGAGAACCAGGACCTGCTCAACAAGCTGGCCGGCTGGATGATCGTCGCGCTCGGCCTGCTGTTCGTGCTCACGCCGCTCGTGCCCCGGCTCAACCGCGAGTGGCGCCCCGAGTCGCTCACGAGGCGCGCCGGCTCCGGCGGCCCGGTCGTCGCGGGCCTCGCGTTCGCCGTCGCGTGGACGCCGTGCGCGGGCCCGACGCTCGCCGCGATCCTCACCGCCGCCTCGACCTCCGACACCGTCGGCAAGGGCGGCGTGCTGCTGGCGGCCTACTCCGCTGGCCTGGCGATCCCGTTCATGCTCAGCGCCGTCGCCTTCGACCGGGCGACGAGCGCCTTCCGCTGGCTGCGCGACCGCTACCTCGTCGTCACGGCCGTGAGCGGCGCGGTGCTCGTCCTGATGGGCGTGCTGTTCCTGACGGGCGAGATGCGCCAGCTCAACGTCGAGGCCCAGCGCGTGCTCGGCGAGCTGGGCCTCGACTTCTTCTACAACCTCTAGGACGGCGACCCACCGCGCGGCGGGTCGCCGGGGCCGCTACTCGTGCGGCTCCATGCCCTTCGTCTGGATGTCGCCCTTCGCGCCGTGCTCGCCCATCGCGTCGGGCGCGTCCTCGGCGGCCTTCGGGCCACCGACCTCGCGCGCGGAGCGCGGGCCGTCGCCGGCCGGGTGGCCCTCGTCGGTCCCGGTGTGGGCGCGGCCGCCGGCGTCGGCGTCGATCGGGCCGCCGCTGGAGTCGCGCGAGAAGCGGCTGTCCGCCTCGCCCGGACCCTCGGTGATGCCCCCGACGTCCGGGTTGTCGCCGGTGCCCTTCGGTGCCTCGGTCTTCTGCTCAGCCATGGCCTAGGCGCTACCCGTCAGCGTCCGCGTCAAGCGCGTCCATGCGCTCGGGCGCGCAGACGCCCAGGAGCTCGAGCGCCTGGGCGACGGTGCGACGGGTCGCCTGCACGACCGCCAGGCGCCAGGCCTCCTCGGGCGCGCCGACGACCAGGCAGTCGCGGTAGAACGCGCTGAAGTCCTGCGCCAGCTCGAGGACGTAGGTCGCGATCCGGTGGGGCGCGCGGCGGTCGGCCGCCTCGCGGACCTCCTCGGGCCAGGTGAGCAGCCGGCGCACCAGCACCCGCTCGCTCTCGTGCAGCTCGCCCGCCGCCTGCGCCGACGGCGTCGCGGTCGCCCGCGCCTCGATCGAGCACATGCGCGCGTGGGCGTACTGCACGTAGAAGACCGGGTTCTCGCGGTGGGCGCGCACGGCGAGGTCGAGGTCGAACTCGATCGTCGTGTCGTGCGAGCGGTTGAGCAGGAACCACCGCGCCGCGTCGACGCCGACGGCGCGCACGAGGTCGTCCAGCGTCTCGAAGGAGCCGGCGCGCTTGGACATCGAGAGCCGCTCGCCGCCCGAGACGAGGTGGACGAACTGCATGATCAGCAGCTCGAGGCGCTCGGGATCGCCGCCCAGCGCCCGGAAGGCGGCCTGCATGCGCCCGATGTAGCCGTGGTGGTCGGCCCCCAGCACGTAGATCAGCCGGTCGTAGCCGCGCTCGCGCTTGTGCTGGAGGTAGCCGATGTCCGACGCGAAGTACGTGTGCTCGCCCGAGGAGCGGCGCAGGACGCGGTCCTTGTCGTCCCCGAACTCCGTCGTGCGCAGCCACAGCGCGCCCTCGGACTCGTAGGTGCGGCCCTGGTCGGCGAGGACCTCGAAGCCGTGGTCGACCGCCGACGGCTCGGGCGGGGACTCGTGCAGCGAGCGCTCGCTGAACCAGCGGTCGAAGTGCACGCGGAAGGCGTCCAGCGACGCGCGGATGCGCTCGAGCTGCGCCTCGACCCCGGCCTGCGCGACGTCGGCGACCTCGCCGGTCGCGCGGTCGCCCAGCTCGGCGGCGAGCTCCTTGACGTACGCGCCGACGTAGCCGTCCTCGGGGACCTCCTCGCCCTGGGCCCGGGCGATGATCGAGCGGCCGAGGTTGGCGACCTGGGAGCCGAAGTCGTTGACGTAGTACTCGCGGTCGACCCGGTGGCCGTGGAAGGCGAGGACCCGGGCGAGCGCGTCGCCGTAGGCGGCGTTGCGGGCGTGGCCGACGTGCAGCGGCCCGGTGGGGTTCGCGCTGACGAACTCGACGTTGACCTGCTCGGGCGCCGCCGCGCCGCCGGCGCCGAAGCGCTCGTCGGCCAGGACGCCGCCCAGGGCGTCGGCGTACCAGGCGTCGGCGAGGCGCAGGTTGAGGAAGCCGGGACCCGCGACCTCCGCCCCGGCCAGGCGCTCCCCGAGGTCGTCGGCCAGCGCGGCGGCCAGCCGCTCGGCGACCTCGCGCGGCGGCGCCTTCGCGGCGCCCGCCAGGAGCATCGCCGCGTTCGTGGCGTAGTCGCCGTGGGCGGCCTGACGGGGACGCTCGAGGCTGAAGCGCGACGCCTTCTCCGGCAGCCCGTCGCCCGTCACCGAGCGCATGGCCGCCTCGACGGCCCCGCGCAGCTGCCCGATCGGATCGCTCATCGGCCCTCCAGACTAGGAGCCGCGCGGCCCTAGTGGTGGTACGGCTCGCCCGCCAGGATCTTGTGCGCGCGGAAGAGCTGCTCGAGCAGGACGACCCGCGCCAGCTGGTGGGGCAGCGTCATCGGCCCGAACGACAGCCGGTGGTCGACCTGGTCGAGCGCGACGCCGTAGGGCCCGCCCACGACGAAGACCACGTCGCGCCCCGCCTGACGGCGGTCCTCCACCCAGCGCGAGAAGCGCACCGAGTCCATCTGCTCGCCACCCGCGTCGAGGAGCGACACGAAGGCCCGGTCGGGGATCCGCTTGGCGATCCGGTCGCCCTCGCGGACCTCGACGACCTCGACGCGCGCCAGGCCGGCCAGCAGCTTCGCGTAGTGCTGGACGTCGTCCTGGAACGGCGGCCGCAGCCGGCCGACGCACATCACCACGATCCGCATGCCCGGCTGCGATGCTGCCACCTATGGCCGGAGAGCACCACGGACGCCACATCAACATCCACTTCGGGCCCGAGCAGATGGCCGGCCACTACGCGAACTTCGCGAACGTCAGCCACTCCGACTACGAGTTCACGGTCACGTTCGCGCGGGTGGACCACGAGGTCGAGGACGCGGAGGTGCCGGGCGTCGTCGTGACCCGGGTGAACCTCGCACCGCGCTTCATGCGCGAGCTCATCGACGCGATGGAGGACAACTACGCGAAGTGGCAGACGCGCGAGGGGATCCGCGCGCTGCCCGAATCCGGCCCGCCCCGTCCCGACGGCCCGCCCGAGGACCCGGGCGGGTCGTCGGACACCGCCGGCGGCCAGGGCTAGGGGCGCGCCGGGTCCGGGTCCCGGCGGTAGGCCTCGCCGATGCCGATGCGCTCGAGCGTCGGCGGGTGGGTCCCGAAGAGGAAGCTGCGCCACGCGGGCGGGTCGGGGTCCGCGACGTTCTTGCGGGCGATGCCGCGCTCGAAGCGGATGAACGTCTCGGGCTCGTCGGTGAGCCGCAGGGAGAAGCTGTCGGCGCGGGCCTCGACGTCGCGCGAGAGCTGGTTGGAGGCCCACGTCACCGGGGTCACCACGAGGGCCAGGGCCAGGGCGAGCGCCGGGACGGTCTGCGGGCCGGGGGCGTCGCCGCGGTCCAAGCGCCGCGTCAGCACGGACACCGCGAACATCCCGGGCAGGGCGATGAGCGCCACGAACAGGAGCCCGTG
The DNA window shown above is from Conexibacter sp. SYSU D00693 and carries:
- a CDS encoding cytochrome c biogenesis CcdA family protein; the protein is MSEGVDTTVFAAFAVGFVSFISPCVLPLVPGYLSAISGVSLDEIRGEEDRRLARILLPAVVFCLSFTVMFVALGMSATGLGSTLRENQDLLNKLAGWMIVALGLLFVLTPLVPRLNREWRPESLTRRAGSGGPVVAGLAFAVAWTPCAGPTLAAILTAASTSDTVGKGGVLLAAYSAGLAIPFMLSAVAFDRATSAFRWLRDRYLVVTAVSGAVLVLMGVLFLTGEMRQLNVEAQRVLGELGLDFFYNL
- the argS gene encoding arginine--tRNA ligase; this translates as MSDPIGQLRGAVEAAMRSVTGDGLPEKASRFSLERPRQAAHGDYATNAAMLLAGAAKAPPREVAERLAAALADDLGERLAGAEVAGPGFLNLRLADAWYADALGGVLADERFGAGGAAAPEQVNVEFVSANPTGPLHVGHARNAAYGDALARVLAFHGHRVDREYYVNDFGSQVANLGRSIIARAQGEEVPEDGYVGAYVKELAAELGDRATGEVADVAQAGVEAQLERIRASLDAFRVHFDRWFSERSLHESPPEPSAVDHGFEVLADQGRTYESEGALWLRTTEFGDDKDRVLRRSSGEHTYFASDIGYLQHKRERGYDRLIYVLGADHHGYIGRMQAAFRALGGDPERLELLIMQFVHLVSGGERLSMSKRAGSFETLDDLVRAVGVDAARWFLLNRSHDTTIEFDLDLAVRAHRENPVFYVQYAHARMCSIEARATATPSAQAAGELHESERVLVRRLLTWPEEVREAADRRAPHRIATYVLELAQDFSAFYRDCLVVGAPEEAWRLAVVQATRRTVAQALELLGVCAPERMDALDADADG
- a CDS encoding 23S rRNA (pseudouridine(1915)-N(3))-methyltransferase RlmH, translated to MRIVVMCVGRLRPPFQDDVQHYAKLLAGLARVEVVEVREGDRIAKRIPDRAFVSLLDAGGEQMDSVRFSRWVEDRRQAGRDVVFVVGGPYGVALDQVDHRLSFGPMTLPHQLARVVLLEQLFRAHKILAGEPYHH
- a CDS encoding DUF3467 domain-containing protein; this encodes MAGEHHGRHINIHFGPEQMAGHYANFANVSHSDYEFTVTFARVDHEVEDAEVPGVVVTRVNLAPRFMRELIDAMEDNYAKWQTREGIRALPESGPPRPDGPPEDPGGSSDTAGGQG